One Microbacterium keratanolyticum DNA window includes the following coding sequences:
- a CDS encoding DUF58 domain-containing protein has translation MTTEALPEVENPDSRTAGWRDVAALIGARLRRRAALIAGAMRPLAWVLLGLMVALWIGGQILGWWELTVAASVIAATIVLCALFLLGRTAYDVALDLARTRVVVGERAVGALKLANPSNRAILPSRVVLPVGSGRGEFGIKRLAAGEEAEELFAIPTQNRGIVKVGPVSVVRGDPLGLFERTHNRDEPIDLFVHPKTIAFSGQSLGFLRDLEGLPAADLSRDDVSFHTLQEYQPGDDLRRVHWRSTARTGTMMVRQYEETRRSHFVIALSCAASDYVDPAEFELAISIAGSVGLRALQDSQHVDLRVQGRSLPSNSGKRLLDSLSGVEASKPKEGGLVALAGVVAATMPLASVVVLVSGSEVRPEDLRASCARLPYGSRVLAITAAAGQSPSLRRIGDADVVTVGALDQLPIALQKVLA, from the coding sequence ATGACGACCGAAGCTCTGCCGGAGGTCGAGAACCCCGACAGCCGCACCGCCGGATGGCGTGACGTCGCGGCGCTGATCGGCGCACGCCTGCGCCGGCGCGCGGCACTCATCGCCGGGGCGATGCGTCCGCTCGCGTGGGTTCTTCTGGGTCTCATGGTGGCGCTGTGGATCGGCGGGCAGATCCTCGGATGGTGGGAGCTCACGGTCGCCGCATCCGTGATCGCGGCCACGATCGTGCTGTGCGCGCTCTTCCTGCTCGGGCGCACGGCCTATGACGTGGCGCTCGACCTCGCACGCACACGCGTCGTCGTCGGCGAGCGGGCCGTGGGCGCGCTGAAGCTGGCGAACCCGAGCAACCGGGCGATCCTCCCCTCTCGGGTCGTCCTTCCGGTGGGCAGCGGGCGTGGTGAGTTCGGCATCAAGCGCCTTGCGGCGGGAGAAGAGGCCGAAGAGCTCTTCGCGATCCCGACGCAGAACCGCGGCATCGTGAAGGTCGGTCCCGTGAGTGTCGTCCGGGGTGACCCGCTCGGACTCTTCGAGCGCACCCATAACCGCGACGAGCCGATCGACCTGTTCGTGCACCCGAAGACCATCGCCTTCAGCGGTCAGTCGCTGGGTTTCCTGCGCGATCTGGAGGGTCTTCCCGCGGCGGACCTCTCCCGCGACGACGTGTCGTTCCACACGCTGCAGGAGTATCAGCCGGGTGACGACCTGCGCCGCGTGCACTGGCGTTCCACCGCCCGCACCGGAACCATGATGGTCCGGCAGTACGAAGAGACACGGCGCTCGCACTTCGTGATCGCCCTCTCCTGCGCCGCATCCGACTACGTCGATCCGGCCGAGTTCGAGCTCGCGATCTCGATCGCCGGGTCCGTGGGCCTGCGCGCGCTGCAGGACTCGCAGCACGTCGATCTGCGTGTGCAGGGCCGCTCGCTGCCGTCGAACAGCGGCAAGCGACTCCTGGACTCGCTCTCCGGCGTCGAAGCCAGCAAGCCCAAGGAGGGCGGACTCGTCGCACTGGCCGGGGTCGTCGCGGCGACGATGCCACTCGCGAGTGTCGTCGTCCTCGTCAGCGGCAGCGAGGTGCGCCCCGAAGACCTGCGCGCCTCGTGCGCCCGCCTCCCGTACGGATCCCGCGTGCTCGCGATCACCGCCGCAGCCGGGCAGTCACCGTCGCTCCGTCGTATCGGCGACGCCGACGTCGTGACCGTCGGGGCTCTCGATCAGCTCCCCATCGCCCTGCAGAAGGTGCTCGCATGA
- a CDS encoding AAA family ATPase, translated as MTMTAEQAAWFQGTFQRLVDNVDKALQGKREIVSLVLSSMLAEGHVLLEDAPGTGKTSLAKALAATVQGTNSRIQFTPDLLPSDVTGVTIYDQQSHTFEFHRGPVFASIVLADEINRASPKTQSALLEVMEESRVTIDGVAHEAGRPFLVIATQNPIEQAGTYKLPEAQLDRFLIKTSLGYPDLAVTEKILAGASDRNPSAHLSPIITTSAVADMADLAATTHVEPAVLSYAAQLVEATRNDPAIRLGVSVRGAIAMVRIAKVWAASQGRHYVLPDDIKALARPVWMHRLLLDPEAEFAGTTPETVIARVLDSIAAPQARSAA; from the coding sequence ATGACAATGACCGCCGAACAGGCCGCCTGGTTCCAGGGCACCTTCCAGCGTCTCGTCGACAACGTCGACAAGGCGCTCCAGGGCAAGCGTGAGATCGTCAGCCTCGTGCTGTCGTCGATGCTCGCCGAAGGGCATGTGCTCCTCGAGGACGCCCCGGGCACCGGAAAGACGAGCCTCGCGAAGGCGCTCGCCGCGACCGTCCAGGGGACAAACAGCCGTATCCAGTTCACGCCGGACCTGCTGCCCTCGGATGTCACGGGTGTGACGATCTACGACCAGCAGTCGCACACCTTCGAGTTCCACCGCGGCCCGGTGTTCGCCTCGATCGTGCTCGCCGACGAGATCAACCGTGCGTCGCCGAAGACGCAGTCCGCGCTGCTCGAGGTCATGGAGGAGTCGCGCGTCACGATCGACGGCGTCGCCCACGAGGCGGGTCGTCCGTTCCTCGTGATCGCCACGCAGAACCCGATCGAGCAGGCCGGAACCTACAAGCTGCCCGAAGCACAGCTCGACCGCTTCCTCATCAAGACCTCGCTCGGCTACCCCGATCTCGCCGTCACCGAGAAGATCCTGGCCGGCGCGAGCGACCGCAACCCCTCGGCGCACCTGAGCCCCATCATCACGACGAGCGCCGTCGCCGACATGGCCGACCTCGCCGCGACCACGCACGTCGAGCCCGCTGTGCTCAGCTACGCGGCCCAGCTCGTCGAGGCGACCCGCAACGACCCGGCGATCCGCCTGGGCGTGTCGGTGCGCGGCGCGATCGCGATGGTCCGCATCGCCAAGGTGTGGGCGGCGTCGCAGGGGCGTCACTACGTGCTTCCCGACGACATCAAGGCTCTCGCGCGTCCGGTGTGGATGCACCGTCTGCTGCTCGACCCCGAGGCGGAGTTCGCCGGCACCACTCCCGAGACCGTCATTGCCCGTGTGCTTGACAGCATTGCAGCCCCGCAGGCACGGTCCGCGGCCTGA